The following coding sequences lie in one Bacteroides helcogenes P 36-108 genomic window:
- a CDS encoding iron-containing alcohol dehydrogenase: MYNFQFFMPTKVLFGAGQLKNLHLETMPGKKALIVTSNGQSTKKYGYLDAVQQELEQAHVAYVVFDEIRPNPTKDNVMDGAKRAKDNGCDFVVALGGGSVMDASKCIALMMVNEGDLWDYAFSQKGGHKPFQTPSVPLIAITTSAGTGSEVDMFSVISNDELEEKTGVFDISMFPTISVVDSDLMMSVPPTFTAYQGMDAFFHAAESVINTKEHPMGEMFALKAIELIAKNLPVAYKEGSNAEARANMALANSLAGYYMLCTSQHTMEHVMGSYHDSLPHGAGLIMISHEYFNFFAERQASEEPMIKMARAMGVENPTSGKDFITALDALIEAIGCKDLKMSDYGITKEEIATWPKHIHEVLGGDTTADPLPLSDEDYFGIYERSFK, encoded by the coding sequence ATGTACAATTTTCAATTTTTCATGCCGACTAAAGTTCTCTTCGGCGCAGGACAATTAAAGAACTTACATTTGGAGACAATGCCGGGCAAGAAAGCCTTGATAGTAACATCCAACGGACAGAGTACCAAGAAATATGGCTATCTGGATGCCGTTCAGCAAGAGTTGGAACAGGCTCATGTGGCGTATGTCGTATTCGATGAGATCCGTCCCAATCCTACCAAGGACAACGTGATGGATGGGGCCAAAAGAGCCAAGGACAACGGTTGCGATTTTGTGGTAGCCTTGGGTGGCGGCTCTGTAATGGATGCCAGCAAGTGCATTGCCTTGATGATGGTGAATGAGGGCGACCTTTGGGATTACGCTTTCTCGCAGAAAGGCGGGCACAAGCCATTCCAGACACCAAGCGTTCCATTGATAGCCATTACGACCAGTGCGGGAACGGGTTCGGAAGTGGATATGTTCTCGGTTATCTCAAATGATGAATTGGAAGAGAAGACAGGAGTATTCGACATCTCCATGTTCCCGACCATCTCGGTAGTGGATTCGGATTTGATGATGAGCGTGCCGCCAACGTTCACGGCCTATCAAGGTATGGATGCGTTCTTCCATGCAGCAGAGAGTGTTATCAATACGAAAGAACATCCAATGGGCGAAATGTTTGCCTTGAAAGCAATCGAGTTGATAGCGAAGAATCTGCCTGTTGCCTACAAGGAAGGCTCAAATGCAGAAGCGCGTGCGAATATGGCATTGGCAAACTCGTTGGCAGGTTACTACATGCTTTGTACTTCTCAGCATACAATGGAACACGTCATGGGGTCTTATCACGACAGCCTTCCTCACGGTGCAGGTCTGATTATGATCAGTCATGAATACTTCAACTTCTTTGCGGAACGTCAGGCAAGCGAAGAACCGATGATAAAGATGGCTCGTGCAATGGGGGTGGAAAATCCCACAAGTGGCAAAGACTTTATCACAGCTCTCGATGCGCTGATTGAAGCGATAGGTTGCAAGGATTTGAAGATGAGCGATTATGGTATCACGAAAGAGGAAATCGCAACCTGGCCTAAACATATTCATGAAGTGCTGGGTGGTGACACCACAGCCGACCCGTTGCCATTGAGCGATGAAGATTATTTCGGCATTTACGAGCGTTCATTCAAATAA
- a CDS encoding helix-turn-helix domain-containing protein, giving the protein MTDSINIRNCGNAIFFSKITHDMFCDNRLPKHGLMMVCSGVLTIETKNEHVEARAGDYIFWHRNCLAGMKKMSDGDIPFRSIAISLDNKTLHDYFSEKLSGKRMPMNLNPVYSPAVLLPHHIKVDSLFMSLQPYADQGVDPDEETIRQKQTEAINCLLDIDERMYPTLFDFYEDWKIDLPEFMEKHYMEDLTMEEFASYAGRSLATFKRDFAKFSDRSPQKWLNEQRLELSCRLLRDTKVKPSAVYYEVGFKNRTHFSGLFKQRYGISPAAYQLQFK; this is encoded by the coding sequence ATGACTGATTCTATCAACATACGCAACTGTGGAAATGCGATATTCTTTAGTAAAATAACGCATGATATGTTTTGTGATAATAGGTTGCCAAAACATGGTTTGATGATGGTGTGTTCGGGTGTCTTAACCATTGAAACCAAGAATGAACATGTCGAAGCCAGAGCCGGAGACTATATTTTCTGGCATCGCAACTGTTTGGCAGGGATGAAGAAGATGTCGGATGGAGACATTCCATTTCGTTCTATTGCCATATCACTTGACAATAAGACGTTACACGACTATTTCAGTGAGAAGTTATCTGGGAAAAGAATGCCTATGAATTTAAATCCAGTTTATTCTCCAGCGGTTCTACTTCCACATCATATAAAGGTAGATAGTCTGTTTATGTCGTTGCAACCTTATGCCGACCAGGGTGTAGATCCTGATGAAGAAACAATCCGTCAGAAACAGACGGAAGCCATCAATTGTCTTCTTGATATTGATGAAAGGATGTACCCTACGCTGTTCGATTTCTACGAAGACTGGAAAATTGACTTACCTGAGTTCATGGAAAAGCATTACATGGAAGATTTGACCATGGAGGAATTTGCCTCTTATGCAGGCAGAAGTTTAGCCACTTTCAAGCGCGACTTTGCCAAATTCAGCGACCGATCACCACAAAAATGGCTCAACGAGCAACGACTGGAACTATCCTGTCGTCTGCTTCGGGATACAAAAGTAAAACCATCTGCCGTCTATTATGAGGTGGGATTCAAAAATCGCACCCATTTCAGCGGACTATTCAAACAACGCTACGGCATATCGCCGGCTGCTTATCAACTACAATTCAAATAA
- a CDS encoding flavodoxin family protein codes for MKNVLVIKTSPRKGGNSDRLADEFIKGATEAGNHVEEVSLVGKNIQFCRGCLTCQKTQRCVIKDDAVAICEKMLNADVIVWATPVYYYCISGQMKTMIDRANPLYGMDYKFRDIYLLATAAEDEPTTVEGSVKATQGWVDCFAKATLQKVVFAGGVNDKGDIEGHPSLKEAYELGKRIQ; via the coding sequence ATGAAGAACGTACTTGTTATCAAAACCAGTCCACGTAAAGGTGGCAATTCCGACCGCTTGGCAGATGAGTTTATCAAAGGTGCAACGGAGGCAGGAAATCATGTAGAAGAAGTAAGCCTTGTGGGAAAGAACATTCAGTTCTGCCGTGGCTGCCTCACTTGTCAGAAAACACAGCGTTGCGTAATCAAAGATGATGCCGTGGCAATCTGCGAGAAGATGTTGAATGCCGATGTAATCGTATGGGCAACACCCGTTTATTACTATTGCATCAGTGGTCAGATGAAAACAATGATTGACCGTGCCAATCCGCTTTACGGCATGGACTACAAATTCCGAGACATCTACCTGCTGGCTACCGCTGCCGAAGATGAGCCCACCACAGTGGAAGGTAGTGTGAAAGCTACTCAGGGATGGGTGGATTGTTTTGCCAAAGCAACTTTGCAAAAGGTTGTCTTTGCAGGAGGCGTAAACGATAAAGGTGATATTGAAGGGCATCCGTCATTGAAAGAGGCTTATGAACTGGGCAAGAGAATTCAATAA
- a CDS encoding cyclophilin-like fold protein, whose protein sequence is MNWAREFNKQFLALSLTCILSFAISSCNKEDSFEEIVPPEETTEDNPTDNPSEEDNMKNRQISISIGTDAFTATIDDNATGKAFLALLPLTIQMKELGGNEKYHYLSNSLPTATYSPGTIQEGDLMLYGTSCIVLFYQTFVSSYSYTRIGKIDNPQRLATAVGSGDVTITFDKIEQFFKSNLK, encoded by the coding sequence ATGAACTGGGCAAGAGAATTCAATAAGCAGTTTTTGGCATTATCTCTGACTTGCATTCTTTCTTTTGCTATTTCTTCCTGTAACAAAGAAGATTCTTTTGAAGAAATAGTACCTCCAGAAGAAACAACAGAAGACAATCCAACGGATAATCCTTCTGAAGAAGATAATATGAAAAATAGGCAAATATCTATATCGATAGGAACGGATGCTTTTACAGCTACAATAGACGATAATGCAACAGGAAAAGCATTTTTGGCTCTTCTTCCGTTGACGATACAAATGAAAGAATTGGGAGGAAATGAAAAGTATCATTATCTTTCAAACAGCCTTCCTACGGCAACCTATTCTCCGGGAACCATCCAAGAAGGTGATCTCATGCTCTATGGCACATCTTGTATTGTGCTGTTCTACCAGACTTTCGTTTCCTCATATAGCTATACCCGAATAGGAAAGATAGATAATCCGCAAAGATTAGCAACTGCTGTAGGTTCGGGAGATGTTACTATTACATTTGATAAGATAGAACAGTTCTTCAAAAGTAACTTGAAATGA
- a CDS encoding DapH/DapD/GlmU-related protein, with amino-acid sequence MTIEEFQQKIADGAPLEGSEMIAFMRKQSDLSRRIIFEINSKYHTPEEIRVLMSEVTGREIDDNFGLFPPIYTDFGKNIHFGKNVFVNAGCHFQDQGGIWIGDGCLIGHNCVMATLNHGFLPEQRQNLTHKPIVIKKGVWIGANCTILGGVTIGENAIVAAGSVVNKDVPDNMIVGGVPAKVIKSIKE; translated from the coding sequence ATGACCATAGAAGAATTTCAGCAAAAGATAGCCGATGGAGCTCCGCTTGAAGGATCAGAGATGATTGCCTTCATGCGCAAACAGAGCGACCTGTCTCGAAGAATTATTTTCGAGATAAACAGCAAGTATCATACGCCTGAAGAAATCAGAGTATTAATGAGTGAAGTCACGGGTAGAGAAATAGATGATAACTTTGGCTTGTTTCCACCCATCTATACCGACTTTGGCAAGAACATTCACTTTGGCAAGAATGTGTTTGTCAATGCCGGCTGCCATTTCCAAGACCAAGGCGGTATATGGATTGGCGATGGATGCTTAATAGGGCACAATTGCGTGATGGCCACTTTGAACCATGGTTTCCTTCCCGAACAACGCCAGAATCTCACACATAAACCCATCGTGATTAAAAAAGGAGTATGGATTGGAGCCAACTGTACTATCCTTGGCGGTGTAACCATTGGTGAAAATGCCATCGTTGCAGCCGGATCAGTTGTCAATAAGGACGTACCTGATAATATGATTGTTGGCGGTGTGCCGGCAAAGGTTATTAAAAGCATAAAAGAGTAA
- a CDS encoding DUF362 domain-containing protein has translation MRRILFFVSIVILQLSMVDCMAQNATAKRVDKSKVYFVEDITPESLIKVYEALGREANGRVAVKISTGEQGGNNYLKPELIKDLVKKMNGTIVECNTAYGGSRQETAKHRQTIANHGFDKIAKVDIMDEFGEVVIDVPAGSHLLKKDIVGKGMLNYDFMVVLSHFKGHAMGGFGGALKNISIGCASTNGKAYIHTGGKDEVLNSATWSKNLCGVDEFKDAMAESAGAIINHFGDKILYINIINNLSVDCDCDSHPAEPKMKNVGIVASLDPVAIDQACVDMVFNSNDEGNRDLVERIVSRHGTRILYWAQKLNVGSRDYELIHVK, from the coding sequence ATGAGAAGAATTTTATTTTTTGTGAGTATCGTCATCCTTCAACTTTCAATGGTTGATTGCATGGCACAAAATGCCACCGCCAAGCGTGTGGATAAAAGCAAGGTTTATTTTGTAGAAGACATCACGCCCGAAAGCCTTATCAAAGTGTACGAAGCCTTGGGGCGAGAGGCAAACGGACGTGTGGCGGTGAAGATTTCCACCGGCGAGCAAGGGGGCAACAACTATCTGAAGCCCGAACTCATCAAAGACCTGGTGAAGAAAATGAACGGTACGATTGTGGAGTGCAACACGGCCTATGGGGGGTCACGTCAAGAGACTGCCAAGCATCGACAGACCATCGCCAATCATGGTTTTGACAAGATTGCCAAAGTGGATATTATGGACGAGTTTGGCGAAGTGGTCATTGACGTGCCGGCAGGTTCTCATCTGTTGAAAAAAGACATCGTGGGCAAGGGAATGCTGAATTATGATTTCATGGTGGTGCTGTCCCATTTCAAAGGTCATGCCATGGGCGGTTTTGGCGGTGCATTGAAAAATATTTCTATCGGTTGTGCCAGCACCAACGGCAAGGCTTACATCCATACCGGTGGCAAAGATGAAGTGCTGAACAGTGCCACTTGGAGCAAAAACCTTTGTGGGGTGGATGAGTTCAAAGACGCCATGGCTGAATCGGCAGGTGCCATTATCAATCATTTCGGTGATAAGATTTTGTACATCAATATCATCAACAACCTGAGTGTGGATTGCGATTGCGATTCTCATCCTGCCGAACCAAAGATGAAAAACGTGGGTATTGTTGCAAGTCTCGACCCTGTTGCCATCGACCAAGCATGTGTGGATATGGTGTTCAACAGCAACGATGAAGGAAATCGTGACTTGGTGGAACGCATTGTATCTCGACATGGCACACGTATCCTTTATTGGGCACAGAAACTCAATGTGGGTTCACGAGACTATGAACTGATTCATGTAAAATAG
- a CDS encoding TonB-dependent receptor: protein MKKQIITTAIAAILIPTITQAQDALLSQKSYSLDEVVVTGTRTETDVRHLSQTVSVINRKSIEQAHQSALLPILTEQIPGLFTTARGVLGYGVSGGAAGGISLRGLGGGQGRLMALIDGHPQYMGMFGHPISDAYQSLMAERVEVLRGPASMLYGSNAMGGVINIVTRRMLEDGIKTGVNIGYGSYNTLETEVTNRIRKGRFSSVVSGSYNRTDGHRTDMNFEQVGGYAKLGYELSNVWNMRADVNITHFNASQPGATTAPLTDADQRVTRGMTSFALENKSDRTSGALSFFYNWGKHWINDGYNSDKGEEPLDYRFNSLDNMMGVSLYQSAAFFKGNRVTAGADYFRFGGEAWNKFLDGKRTNIVDKAENEVAGYLDFRQDIKTWLTLDAGVRIDHHSRIGTEWIPQAGVSFHLPSSIEVKVSASKGFRYPTIREMYMFPPQNPDLQPERMWNYELAFSQRLLDGRLSYGVNIFYIDGENLILTLPNPNGSGRLNQNSGKIYHSGFELQTGYRISKAWSVDANYSFLHMENPVVAAPEHKLYAGANYTQGRWSVSSGVQYVAGLYTSTSPETKEDFTLWNVRGSYQAAKGVALWLRGENLLAQRYEINAGYPMPRATVMAGLKIDF from the coding sequence ATGAAAAAGCAAATTATTACTACGGCAATAGCGGCTATTCTTATCCCGACAATAACCCAAGCACAAGATGCGCTTCTGTCACAGAAGAGTTATTCATTGGACGAGGTGGTAGTGACGGGCACACGCACTGAAACGGATGTGCGTCACCTCTCGCAAACCGTTTCGGTCATAAATAGGAAAAGTATTGAACAGGCGCACCAATCTGCCCTGTTGCCTATCCTTACCGAACAGATACCCGGCCTTTTTACCACTGCACGTGGTGTATTGGGGTACGGAGTCTCAGGAGGTGCGGCAGGAGGAATCTCACTTCGTGGTCTTGGTGGTGGACAAGGACGGCTCATGGCTCTCATTGACGGACATCCGCAATATATGGGAATGTTCGGGCATCCTATCTCGGATGCTTATCAGTCGCTTATGGCTGAACGGGTGGAGGTGCTGCGTGGCCCTGCTTCCATGCTCTATGGTTCAAATGCCATGGGTGGCGTTATCAATATTGTTACACGCCGGATGCTGGAAGACGGCATCAAGACGGGTGTCAATATCGGCTATGGCTCTTACAATACGTTGGAGACAGAGGTAACAAACCGTATTCGCAAGGGACGCTTTTCGAGTGTGGTCAGCGGTTCATACAACCGTACTGACGGACACCGTACCGACATGAACTTTGAACAAGTTGGTGGCTATGCCAAATTGGGCTATGAACTTTCAAATGTCTGGAATATGCGCGCCGATGTGAACATTACTCATTTCAACGCTTCGCAGCCGGGTGCAACTACTGCTCCATTGACTGATGCCGACCAGCGTGTGACACGTGGCATGACTTCTTTTGCACTTGAGAACAAGTCAGACCGCACATCGGGTGCGTTGAGCTTCTTCTATAACTGGGGCAAACATTGGATAAACGACGGTTACAATTCCGACAAGGGAGAAGAACCGTTGGACTACCGTTTCAACTCACTTGACAACATGATGGGTGTATCTCTTTATCAAAGTGCCGCTTTCTTTAAAGGCAATCGGGTGACAGCAGGTGCAGATTACTTCCGTTTCGGAGGTGAAGCGTGGAACAAATTTCTGGATGGAAAGCGCACGAATATTGTGGATAAAGCCGAAAATGAAGTCGCGGGGTATCTGGATTTCCGTCAGGACATAAAGACTTGGCTGACACTGGATGCCGGAGTGCGTATCGACCACCATTCACGCATCGGCACAGAGTGGATTCCGCAAGCAGGTGTTTCATTCCACCTGCCAAGTTCCATTGAGGTAAAGGTTTCTGCAAGCAAGGGATTCCGCTATCCCACTATCCGTGAGATGTATATGTTCCCGCCACAGAACCCGGACTTGCAGCCCGAACGTATGTGGAACTACGAGTTGGCTTTCTCTCAGCGATTGCTCGACGGAAGACTTTCCTATGGTGTCAATATCTTCTATATAGATGGCGAGAATCTGATTCTGACATTGCCCAATCCCAATGGTAGCGGACGATTGAATCAGAACTCAGGCAAGATTTATCATTCGGGATTTGAGTTGCAGACGGGCTATCGCATCAGCAAGGCCTGGTCGGTAGATGCCAATTACAGTTTCCTGCACATGGAAAATCCGGTAGTGGCTGCACCCGAGCATAAATTATATGCAGGAGCAAACTATACACAAGGGCGTTGGTCTGTCTCTTCCGGGGTACAATATGTGGCAGGGCTTTATACATCCACCTCACCCGAAACAAAAGAAGACTTTACATTGTGGAATGTCAGAGGCTCCTATCAGGCAGCCAAAGGAGTTGCCTTATGGTTACGTGGAGAGAACCTGCTTGCACAGCGATATGAAATTAATGCAGGATACCCGATGCCACGTGCAACCGTAATGGCGGGTTTGAAAATTGATTTTTAA
- a CDS encoding CotH kinase family protein translates to MNEIEHILYSDTTSDLTLLYRDYIDMDTFADWWLVHELAQNAEPNGPRSCYMYKDKEGLLKAGPVWDFDLAFISVGLDKGGDIRPSRLNRTDVVLLTGDSIYNRRALWYDCLLQDKQFLTRVKERWHKLEPRFRALTNDIDRWQALIEKSAIADEQLWKGQDPARFDTFTSFHSSVSNLKQVYLYRIESLNKLLHQKQCLEKN, encoded by the coding sequence ATGAATGAAATTGAGCATATACTATATAGTGACACTACTTCAGACTTGACATTGCTTTACAGAGATTACATTGACATGGATACTTTTGCCGATTGGTGGCTGGTGCACGAACTGGCACAGAATGCAGAACCTAATGGACCGAGAAGTTGCTATATGTACAAGGATAAGGAGGGATTACTGAAAGCCGGTCCGGTATGGGACTTCGACTTGGCTTTCATCTCTGTTGGCTTGGATAAAGGCGGAGACATTCGTCCCTCACGATTGAATAGAACAGATGTTGTACTGCTGACGGGTGACAGCATTTATAACCGTCGTGCCCTCTGGTATGACTGTCTTCTGCAAGACAAACAGTTCTTGACACGGGTAAAGGAAAGATGGCACAAATTGGAGCCTCGATTCAGAGCCTTGACAAACGACATAGACCGTTGGCAGGCACTGATTGAAAAGTCAGCCATTGCCGATGAACAACTATGGAAAGGACAAGACCCTGCACGCTTTGATACTTTCACCTCCTTTCATTCATCTGTATCCAATTTGAAACAAGTCTATTTATATAGGATAGAGAGTTTGAACAAGTTATTGCACCAGAAGCAATGTTTGGAGAAGAATTAA
- a CDS encoding response regulator transcription factor — translation MREFIIADNQDITKAGMLFLLGNQKDTSLLLEADNKAELIQQLRIHPAAVVVLDYTLFDFSGAEELIVLHERFKESDWLLFSDELSISFLRQILFSSMAFGIVLKDSSKEEILTALQCASRKERFICNHVSNLLLSGNGNSSPIHPPVKNDLLTAAERSILKEIALGKTTKEIAAEKNLSFHTVNSHRKNIFRKLSVNNAHEATKYAMKAGIVDLVEYYI, via the coding sequence ATGAGAGAATTCATAATAGCAGACAATCAAGATATCACCAAAGCAGGTATGCTGTTTCTGCTGGGCAATCAGAAAGACACATCTCTGTTGCTGGAAGCAGACAACAAGGCGGAGTTAATACAACAATTGCGTATACATCCTGCCGCAGTCGTTGTTTTGGATTATACTTTGTTTGATTTTTCCGGAGCAGAGGAGTTGATAGTTTTGCATGAACGCTTCAAAGAATCGGATTGGCTGCTGTTTTCCGATGAATTGAGCATATCTTTCCTGCGACAAATATTATTCAGCAGTATGGCATTCGGAATTGTATTGAAAGACAGCTCCAAAGAGGAAATCCTGACGGCACTGCAATGCGCGTCAAGAAAAGAACGCTTCATCTGCAATCATGTCAGTAACTTGCTGCTTTCGGGCAACGGCAATTCCTCCCCTATCCATCCACCCGTTAAGAATGACTTGCTGACAGCCGCCGAACGAAGTATATTGAAAGAAATTGCCTTAGGAAAAACTACCAAAGAAATAGCAGCCGAAAAGAATTTGAGCTTCCATACAGTAAACAGTCACAGGAAAAACATTTTCCGGAAGCTGAGCGTCAACAACGCACATGAAGCCACCAAATATGCGATGAAAGCAGGCATAGTGGATCTGGTAGAATATTACATATAG
- the mnmA gene encoding tRNA 2-thiouridine(34) synthase MnmA translates to MNIAVLLSGGVDSSVVVHLLCEQGYRPSLFYIKIGKDDADYMDCAAEEDLEIASAIARRYGLPLEVVDLHREYWDNVAAYAIDKISRGLTPNPDVMCNKLIKFGCFERRAGKDFDFTATGHYATTVLQTGKIWLGTAVDPVKDQTDFLAQIDYLQVSKLMFPLGGLMKHEVRDIALRAKLPSARRRDSQGICFLGKINYNDFVRRFLGEREGDIVELETGKKIGKHRGYWFHTIGQRKGLGLSGGPWFVVRKDVDGNVVYVSRGYNTEQQFGNEFCIRDFHFITDNPWGDVENDIKVTFKIRHTPEFIKGRLLREEGGYHIVSDEKLQGIAPGQFGVVYDVASRLCIGSGEICL, encoded by the coding sequence ATGAATATTGCAGTATTATTATCAGGAGGTGTCGATAGTTCAGTGGTCGTGCATCTTCTTTGTGAACAAGGTTACCGTCCTTCCCTATTTTATATAAAAATAGGGAAGGACGATGCTGATTATATGGATTGCGCTGCGGAGGAAGATTTGGAAATAGCTTCTGCAATCGCCCGTCGTTACGGATTGCCATTGGAAGTGGTAGATTTGCATCGGGAGTATTGGGATAATGTGGCTGCTTATGCTATTGATAAAATCAGCCGGGGGCTGACTCCGAATCCGGATGTAATGTGCAATAAACTCATAAAGTTCGGTTGTTTTGAACGTCGGGCGGGGAAAGATTTTGATTTTACCGCTACCGGCCATTATGCCACTACGGTTCTTCAGACCGGCAAGATATGGCTGGGAACTGCTGTGGATCCGGTAAAGGATCAGACCGATTTTCTTGCGCAGATAGATTATCTGCAAGTTTCCAAACTGATGTTTCCTTTGGGTGGACTGATGAAACATGAGGTTCGTGACATAGCACTGCGTGCCAAGCTGCCCAGTGCCAGACGCCGTGACAGCCAAGGAATCTGTTTCTTGGGAAAGATTAATTATAATGACTTCGTACGCCGTTTTCTCGGAGAGCGTGAAGGTGATATTGTGGAACTGGAGACAGGCAAAAAAATAGGCAAACACCGTGGATATTGGTTTCATACCATTGGCCAGCGAAAAGGATTGGGATTGAGTGGTGGTCCTTGGTTTGTCGTTCGCAAAGATGTGGACGGTAATGTGGTTTACGTCTCTCGTGGATACAATACGGAGCAGCAATTTGGTAATGAATTCTGCATACGCGATTTTCATTTTATCACGGATAATCCGTGGGGGGATGTGGAAAATGACATAAAGGTCACTTTCAAAATACGTCATACTCCGGAATTCATAAAAGGACGGTTGTTGCGGGAGGAAGGAGGCTATCACATTGTTTCGGATGAAAAATTGCAGGGTATTGCTCCCGGACAGTTTGGAGTGGTCTATGATGTTGCTTCACGGCTCTGTATCGGTAGCGGTGAAATTTGTTTGTGA
- a CDS encoding O-acetylhomoserine aminocarboxypropyltransferase/cysteine synthase family protein — protein sequence MEAKKLHFETLQIHVGQEQPDPATDARAVPIYQTTSYVFRNSQHAADRFGLRDAGNIYGRLTNSTQEVFEQRVAILEGGVAGLAVASGAAAVAYALQNILGVGDHIVAADNLYGGSFNLITHTLVSQGIENSIVNVNDLQALETAIRPNTKVVYVETFGNPNSDVTNLDAVAAVAHRHNIPLIVDNTFGTPYLIRPIEHGADIVIHSATKFIGGHGTSLGGVIVDGGTFDWKANADKFPTLAKPDPSYHGAVFADVAGVAAFVTRIRAVVLRDTGATISPFNAFILLQGLETLSLRVERHVANALKVVDFLRKHPKVAKVNHPSLPDHPDHVLYQKYFPNGAGSIFTFEIRGGEQEAWKFIDSLQIFSLLANVADVKSLVIHPYTTTHSQMTPEELAQQHITPSTVRLSVGTEHIDDILEDLSQAFDRI from the coding sequence ATGGAAGCAAAGAAATTGCACTTTGAGACTTTACAAATTCATGTAGGACAAGAGCAGCCAGATCCGGCAACAGATGCTCGTGCCGTACCCATTTATCAGACTACCTCGTATGTGTTCCGTAATTCGCAACACGCCGCTGACCGTTTCGGACTTCGTGATGCAGGAAATATCTACGGGCGTCTGACAAACTCCACACAAGAAGTTTTCGAACAGCGCGTGGCCATTCTTGAAGGTGGAGTGGCCGGACTTGCTGTGGCTTCGGGAGCAGCGGCTGTGGCATACGCTTTACAGAATATTCTTGGTGTAGGTGACCATATTGTGGCTGCCGACAACCTGTATGGCGGTTCTTTCAATTTGATCACACATACATTGGTTTCGCAAGGTATTGAAAATAGCATAGTCAATGTCAACGACCTTCAGGCGCTCGAAACTGCCATCCGCCCCAATACAAAAGTGGTTTATGTGGAGACTTTTGGAAATCCCAACTCTGATGTAACCAACCTTGATGCAGTGGCTGCTGTAGCTCATCGTCACAATATACCTTTGATTGTGGATAATACTTTCGGTACTCCTTATTTGATCCGTCCCATTGAGCATGGCGCGGATATTGTAATCCACTCGGCTACGAAATTCATCGGCGGACACGGAACCAGCTTGGGGGGTGTCATTGTGGATGGGGGAACGTTTGACTGGAAGGCAAATGCAGACAAGTTTCCTACGCTTGCCAAGCCCGATCCCAGTTATCATGGCGCTGTTTTTGCCGATGTTGCAGGAGTTGCTGCGTTCGTCACCCGCATACGTGCTGTCGTGCTACGTGATACCGGCGCCACTATTTCGCCTTTCAATGCTTTCATTTTATTGCAAGGTTTGGAAACATTGTCATTGAGGGTGGAACGTCATGTGGCGAATGCGTTGAAGGTGGTAGATTTCCTGAGAAAGCATCCGAAGGTGGCAAAGGTGAATCATCCTTCATTGCCCGACCATCCTGATCATGTACTCTACCAAAAATACTTTCCAAATGGAGCCGGCAGTATCTTTACCTTTGAGATAAGAGGAGGAGAGCAGGAGGCATGGAAATTCATAGACTCTCTGCAAATCTTTTCGTTACTGGCCAATGTGGCAGATGTGAAGAGCCTTGTAATTCATCCCTACACCACTACTCATTCACAAATGACACCGGAAGAATTGGCGCAGCAGCACATTACACCTTCCACCGTGCGCTTGTCGGTAGGAACTGAGCACATTGATGATATTTTGGAGGATCTGTCCCAGGCATTTGATAGAATTTAG